The region AGATGCAGGAAGTGAATTGTATCTGATGGAGAGCTTCCATGATTATAAGATGGTGAATAATCATTTTGTAGTtgaacaagctcatgagatacaatgCATTGTAAAGGAACTCGAACCCCTTAAGTGTGATTTAATCGACAAATTAATGATTGAGTGCATGATTGCAAAGTTGCCTCCTTCATGAAGGAGTTTCGCCACTACTATGAAACATAAGAGATAGAAGATATTAGTTGAAAATCTGATAACATCTCTTAACATTGAGGAGAATACTCGGGCTAAAGACACTACTAAGAAAGGAGACGAGTTTCATCTAGCGCCAATATGGTGCATAGATACTGAAATAACAAAAACAAAGTAAAGGACAAGCCTATTCTCAACAAGCCTGTCAAGACTACcaccttcaagaagaagaagatgaacaagaCTGAGATAGAGTGCTACGTCTGTGGAAGCTCAGATACTTCTCCAAGGAATGCCTAGAAGGCTAGAACATGCAAACCATAGACGAAAAACGGCCACCAATAATGTCAGCATGATGACCGCTAGCAATAAGTTAGTAAACCAAATTGGTACTGGTATTAATGATGATACAAGTGTTTGACAGTCTCGTTATGTCACCTTAATTTTGATTTAATATCTCGGCTATCCAGTATAAATTTAATTTTCAATTTCACTATTGCATCAAACCCTCTATGCATTCATGCATAACAAGAACCAACGTGAAAATAAAGAATCCCCTCGTATGCTTAAAACTTTCACTTTCTTCCGAATTAAACCGGACCTGACACTCTATAGTTGATATGCATGGCATAATTGAGTTGACCAAATTTTTATGAAAACCAAGCTTCAACATAATTTCCTTCGGAAAATCCACTCAACACGATCGTTAAACCTATTAAGAGGCGCTAGAATGGTGGCCAACCAGCTACGCCATGTGGCACATGATCGTTGGTCACTGTGAGAAAGTACTTTTTAGAGTTTTTTTAAATGACAGGGAGACTTTTTTGAGAGAAGTTTTTCTaggttttttctttttccttttaagATGGTTGTGATGTGCACATGACGTGataatatttttaaatttttttgacaTGATGATGAGGTGCGCATAACTTCCTCTCAAGCGGCCCGCAATGGCGGGCCCCAACCACTAGTAGGCTTTATACATGTCCACCTTAATAGCACACAAACCCTCCTTACCTTCCTTCTTATTTTTAATTGTGTGATAGCACTCATAGGCCACTAGTCGGTAATCATTCTCCCGAGACAAAATCACTTTAAACCTCATGTAAGATTAGTTTCAATCGTGTAGCCATCATTTTGAAAATAACCCTGTACACCATATTACACAAATTAATTGGCTTGAACTGAGTAACCTTCTTCAGAGAATTTATTTTAGGAATCATCGCAATCACAGTCTCGTTCCACCCTGAAGGAATAGTGCAAGTATTCACCGCTTGAAGAACCATCTCAACCACGTGGGTGGCCCCACAGGAACCCATGGAATCGGTGCATCTAAGGTATTTTCCTGTGCAAAATGATTCCCCAACCTGATTTTGGGTAGGAAAACATAACTTAAAACTACTTTCAGGTTTCAGCTTGCAGTAACAGCCAaaccaaaacatgctagacaaaaacaTCCAACTGACGGTACCAATTCAATTCACAGAGGTATTTGTGTTTTGTGCTAGACTTACAACATTCCTGTGTATTTTTATCCAAAAACACTGCCACGTAGTACTCGACAAAAAAAATAATACATGTCTTTAGCAGTATAAGAAAAGTGCTCTTCACCATACTGTTTGAGCTTAATTATTTTACAAACTTAACAGGAAAACTTGCAACATCCTTGTTCAATAGCCTTGGCTGGCTAGGCAGCTCTGCTCGGATGATCTCACTGCGATTTTTCCTCCATCTGAATTTGCTTCGCTGGAACTCCAGCACCTGCATATTCCACTGGTCTAGAGCCCAGCGCCGCCATTGGCATGTTCCGGGACCTCGACTGCTTCACCAAAGGGCCTGAAGTATGTGCAGGACGGGCATGCCGTGAAGATGTGCCAGCCACCAACCTGGAAGATTTGCGGTCCGATCTGGAACTGCGGTCAGAACGATGGGAAGAAGAGATCTTGCGTGTGTGACGGTCCGAGACCTCTTTTGAGCCAGTTGCTCTTACAGGCTGCTTGTTGTACACAGCAAGGTTTGGCAAGAGACCTAACAGGTACTTCTTCAGGTGCTGGTCACCTACGTTCTTCTGTGCCGGGTTGCCATCTAGGTTGATGGCTTCGAGGGAATTGTAGTTCGCAGCCAGTTGACCAAGGCCCTTAGATGTTGAGATCTTGTTGTGGCGCAAGTCCAGAACTTTTAGCTTCAGAAGGCGGTGAAGACCATCTACCTCACTGATCTTGTTACCAGCCAGATATAACTCCTTCAAAGAAGAACATGAAGCCAAACCTAAAAGGTGTCCCAAAACATAAATCAATGAGAAGCAAGCAAATCTATTCGTTTTACACTGTCATTAACTGCAACAGCATGGTGCAATTTTATTAAGAATCAATCATTCCATGTTTATCCACTGGACTGTATTTTCCTCTTCAAAACATTCAATATAACAAGGACCACAGAGCATATTGATTTCTCTATTCAGAGCATATACTTATGGAGAACATGATTAAATTATTATCAGGGCAACCCATATACTTATCAGAGTATTAAGTAGTATTGGTGGCAGAAGAGCACCAGACAGTGGCCCAAGCACTAAGCTGGCGCTCAGTTCTCCACAAGCTAACCATATATCATAAAGAGAAAGTAAAGGCTGTTGAAATCCATACCATGGCCAATCCTAGAGATCCTATTATAGCTTATGTCCAGCAAGCGTAAGCGCGTTAGTTCTCTAAGGCCTTCAATAATTGAGATATTATTTTTCGACAGGCTTAACATGTGAAGACCTTTCGGAAGAGCTCCTGCAGTTATGCGCACTGTGCAGAAAGCCAAGATATTAGAGAAATTGATGGCATTACCTCCTGAAACAAATGAATATTCCAATAATAGCGATAACTAATCTGCTGAATTATACGAAGAGAACTCACCTATTGAGTTCCCTGATAAGTTCAACAGCCGTAGGCCCGAGAACGCACTCAGTCTTGGGATTGCAACCAAACCAAGGTTTGCCAGTTGTGCAGATGAAGAAACAGGAGTCAACTTTGAAATATAAGTGTAAGCTATCTCCATGCCAAGAGGACTTTTAGCATCAGGGCGCACAGCAGAAACACTGATCACCGACTCGCTATATTTTGTTGATGCAGAACTTGAACTTTCTCCCTGCTCCTCCACAATAATGTCACTGTCAATATCAATTCGGCTGATCCAATCCTCGATCCTTTTAATGCTGTAAGCTCTTGGACTAAGTTCATTTAGGTCCTCGTCAAAATGCTGATCACCATTCATTCCAGTTTCATTGTGTTCAGCTTCCTCACTAATATCCTTCGAGTCAGACAGGTTCTTCAAATTAGGCATGTCAATGCCAAGTGACTCATGGTAGAGATCACTATTTCTGTGCCACAATTTCTCTTTGCTTTCTTGATCTAAAGCACCATTGATGACACAATTATGCCCTGAATCGGCACAGCAAGCGGCAACTGGATAAGCTTTGTTATCAGCAGCAATATATTTGCCATCCCAGTAGTCATGACTTAGCATCCCATCCCTCACAAAATTTCCATCCACACTTGCAGAGGACCGTTGGCCATCTTCAGCAGCACCAGATCGACCTCCCGAACAATCCTCCAAGCCTAATGCTTCAGAGATACCTGGCGAAGAAGGTCCAGCACAAAGCACATGCAAATTTGATTTCGAGCGATTTGTTTCATCGCCACTCAAGTAATCAACCTTTTCACCGTCCATTGAACATAAATCCTCAAAAGATCTGCAACGGGGGCCTAGTCTCTCAGAATCAACAGAAACTTCTCGATCACTATCAGAATTATTCTGAAATATAGCAGATTGTGACCTTGGAAATTTCTTATGATCATAAGAGTGATGCCTGTCAGAGTCAGCAGCATGATCAACTGAAGGTTCATAAACACCATGACTGATCAGGTCAGATGAGGCATCAAAAACATTCCCATTGTTCTTGCTGCCTAACCTAGTGGATTCTTCAACATCTGTATTGCTCTTGAAACCAGAGCAATGGCTTCTGTAATCATGGTCTGTAATATCACATTCAGTACCTTCACTGCCATGATGATCACAATCCTCTTGAAGCATGTTTCCAAGAGACTGACTCTTCTGTAGGTGCCCAACTTTCtcctccttgtcatcatcagagcaTGCATGTCTATTCCATTCATCAGATCTCCAGCATTCTTGGTGAGATGATGAGTTAATATCATACTGCCCACTAGCAACTGAATGGTTATTTTCACCCGCCATCTGGTTCGGGCTCGCTGATCCAGCAGTGAACTTCACTGTTTGTTCCTGAGAATCTTTCTTTGAAACAGTGAGCATGGTCTCATCTGCTAGCAGAAAGCACCCCTAAAGTACAAAAGGGAACAAAGATATTTGGGAAACTATTAGTTGGCAGCTCAAAACAAAGAATACAGTTGGAAATCATTCAAAATGCATCCGGTATTTTCCATACCTTCGGTTTCTGTTGTGTAGTTGAGGATGAAAAGCAGAAAAACCTAACCATAAGTCAACTCTAGTGTCAACTGAGCTAACACCAGATCCAAAAACAGAGTCAATCCAATCACATTGCTAAATCAGAGGCCTGTCTTGGAAGAGAGCTCAGCTCAAAAAATTTGTTACATCTCAGCTACTATCCTCAATTAACCGTAATCAACAAAAAGTCCCTCCAGTGCTCGCCGTAATCTCCAGATGTATGATGGGGTTACTCCCAGAGGCAGTGATAAGTTGATTGCAGAATTGTTGCAAATCCACACCCACTCAGAGGTGCGAGACCTGAATGATCTCTTGATATCTGCCAGAATGGAAGAAGGATTTAGGAACTAGACTATTCCAGGAGGTTGCATATAGTCGTGGAAATCCTGCAGAAACACGAAGAGTGTGAGCAATCTGGCACGCATCATACCTAACATGTGAAATATTGACTTGAAATGTTCCATTGCGTATGGTTTTAGCATGTTAAGCATATAATATATACAGCAAAAGGTCAACTATTTACAGTTAACTTTTGAGTAAAAAAGCAACCATTAATTGTTGATGTACACAACTACACCCTCTGTTCACTAATGTAGGACGTTTTTGcagtttaaattgaactgcgaaaacgtcCTACATTAGTGAATAGAGGTAGTACTAAGGAGAACCATTCCTTAATCATCACGGCCTACATTCAACTGAAACTGAAGACAAGTACAAAATATCCAGTTCCATGCAAGAACAAAGCATATGCGTACCACTGCCGTCCGGCTGAGATTATAACAAGTCCAAGCAAACTTAAGTTGATAGACTCCACAACTATCGCCAATATATACTAGTATCTTGCAAGTTGCAACAAAAAGGACAAGATCCAAACCGAAAGGGTTCTTGATGTCACTGATTCCGATCACAATTATTGAGATTTGAGAGATCCTGCACCTCAACCCCAGGAGTCCCTCCACACCCACACTTTCTCTCCTCCCGTGAGGGTGGAAGCAAGCGAAGGGCACTTTTTCCTGTATATCCCCGTTCCCGTGTCACGATTTGCACGAGACAGAAGCTGACACGTCAATGTCCTTTGACTGTATTTTACAGCCGAAAGATACAACTTTTGCACTGCTAACCATTATTAATGAGCCTTTTCAATCTGAAAAATCTTGTAACGATGGTGGGGAGGAGTAGTAGTATTATGCTCAGTGCAGCTATTTTTAAATATCTGGGATTAAATCAAAGAGAACGAACCAAAACAGCGTCGCAATTCTATCTATTATAAGCCACAGTACAGCTAAGCTTCCACTACAGCGCGAATATATTCGAGTAGCCTGGCCATAGATTCGTGTCGAATCCAATTCGATATGGATCCTTCCAGTGTTCTTGCTTCGAGGAAAGAAAATCAAGGAACGGGAATCCGCAACTGAAATCAAGGACGGGGCCCGGCCAGACGAACCGAGAAACAGCGCGAATCTATCTAGCTTGTATGGTCGAGCAGAGATCATGAAACCGCAAAACCAAATCTAACAACATGAATCCACTAGAGTCTAACTAAGGGAAGGAGACgataacgaagaagaagaagaagaagacagtgTTACCTTCCCCTCTcccctgctccctctccctcttccacgtgagcggcggacggcggcgctttTGTACAGTCGGATTGGATCTGCCTATGTGTGCGTGCAAGTACGGCGAGTTGTACTCGGATTGGTTAGTGCGaagagagagggaggaggaggaagaggggttgtGGTGGTCGTGTGGTGCGCCGCAATCGCAATTCGCAATTGCTAACGTGCGGAGGGTAAGGTGCTGAGGTTTGATTCCATCCTCTTCTTTTCTGGATTTTTATTAAGGGGATTTGACAACTTTACCCTACAGTAATAGCAACTGAATTTGGTATTCTCCTGGAAACGGAATTTGGTACTCAGCTCCAACCGTTCGACCCAAACTGTCCGCGCGTGTTCGTGGGTCGAAACAGACCAAAGCGCCGGTCCAACACGCAGATCCAAACATAAAGCGTGTTCGCTTTGTGTCCATCTGAACGCATTTCAAATCCAAATCTGCATCTGGTTTGCATCCACACGAACACGGCACGCGTCCTCTTGTTGTCCGTCGCGGCCCCACCTGTCGGCCGCCCAACCATCGTACACAGTCGTATTAAACACGGCCACCTACCACGGGTCTGCCTGGCAGTGCGTAGAAGTTGCGGGTCGTCGTCCTTTTTAATGAAAGCGTACGTCGGGGCCGGCCTCATCCACTTCCCTCCGCCGTCCACAACTGGCCAAGTTGCCCCCTCGCAAGCGACATGCAACCCTAGCTCGCCTAGATAGCCATGGTTTTTTTatagcaagggcaagggcaagggcaaactCACCCCAGCTCCAGCTTGTCTCGGACGCCGCCGCCACCTCGACGCGAACCGCCGCCGCGAGAAAGGGAGTGCATGTACATCCCGGTGCACCAGGCGAGGTGGCATTGGCGACACCGAAACAGGAGACGGCGTACCTCCTACAATGGAGGACGCGCGCGCTGGTGGAGGAGCGCGCCGACGGCGAGCGTCAGATGGAGTTGGAGCGTCGTTGGgcatgggaggaggaggagcgcctggagagggaggcagaggagcgccgggagagggaggcggaggagcacGCCCGCCAGCCGGCAACTCAATCGGCGCAGGATGCGACGCGGGCCTGGGATACGACATTCCCCTAGGCTGGCCTCGGGGCCGGAGCTGATCAACCTCACCTGCCCGGGGGAGGACGACGATGCCTAGGGCAGCGCACGAGGAGGCGCGTTATTTTCTATTTTTAAATATGTTTAATTAAATTTAAGTGGATTGCCCGGCGTTTGACAGGGGTTTTAATATTTAATTATGTTAGTTTGGACTTGTTTGTGCATGTTTTCTTTAAGTACGCGCAAAAAAAATTGTGATGGGCCAGCGTTGGGTGCATGCGCCGATCTAAACGGAAAAACGGAAACAACCGCCCGCTCGGCCGATTCAAACGGACAAAAAAGTTGACaaaacgcgcgtccgtttgggtcgctgCGTTGGACTTGCTGTTAGAGCATCCATAGTAGCCAAATCTGAATCCACGAACGCGTTCGGACAAAGACCGGGCGCGTTCATTTTGAGACTCCATTTGTGCATGCATGCAACTATGTCCCTTACTTTGTTTCCGAATTGCCTGATCAAATGCATTTGATTAGTGGGCTGAAGAAAGAGAAAAGAAAgaataaagaaagagaaaatatGGCCC is a window of Triticum dicoccoides isolate Atlit2015 ecotype Zavitan chromosome 2B, WEW_v2.0, whole genome shotgun sequence DNA encoding:
- the LOC119363921 gene encoding uncharacterized protein LOC119363921 is translated as MVRFFCFSSSTTQQKPKGCFLLADETMLTVSKKDSQEQTVKFTAGSASPNQMAGENNHSVASGQYDINSSSHQECWRSDEWNRHACSDDDKEEKVGHLQKSQSLGNMLQEDCDHHGSEGTECDITDHDYRSHCSGFKSNTDVEESTRLGSKNNGNVFDASSDLISHGVYEPSVDHAADSDRHHSYDHKKFPRSQSAIFQNNSDSDREVSVDSERLGPRCRSFEDLCSMDGEKVDYLSGDETNRSKSNLHVLCAGPSSPGISEALGLEDCSGGRSGAAEDGQRSSASVDGNFVRDGMLSHDYWDGKYIAADNKAYPVAACCADSGHNCVINGALDQESKEKLWHRNSDLYHESLGIDMPNLKNLSDSKDISEEAEHNETGMNGDQHFDEDLNELSPRAYSIKRIEDWISRIDIDSDIIVEEQGESSSSASTKYSESVISVSAVRPDAKSPLGMEIAYTYISKLTPVSSSAQLANLGLVAIPRLSAFSGLRLLNLSGNSIVRITAGALPKGLHMLSLSKNNISIIEGLRELTRLRLLDISYNRISRIGHGLASCSSLKELYLAGNKISEVDGLHRLLKLKVLDLRHNKISTSKGLGQLAANYNSLEAINLDGNPAQKNVGDQHLKKYLLGLLPNLAVYNKQPVRATGSKEVSDRHTRKISSSHRSDRSSRSDRKSSRLVAGTSSRHARPAHTSGPLVKQSRSRNMPMAALGSRPVEYAGAGVPAKQIQMEEKSQ